The proteins below come from a single Afipia felis ATCC 53690 genomic window:
- a CDS encoding dipeptide ABC transporter ATP-binding protein → MTSDRPLLEVRNLSVTLPVGERKLHVVRDVSFTLERGEALGVVGESGSGKSMTSLALMNLLPRNAIREAATLRLGEHDLLAMDRQDFSRSLAGKRMAMIFQEPMTSLNPVYTIGQQIMEMTTPSSAKSAKDIRDRAVYLLERIGIPDAAGRLKQYPHELSGGLRQRVMIAMMLMNEPDLLIADEPTTALDVTVQASILKLLMELRKELGMALILVSHDLGVVSQSMDKIAVMYAGELVETGAVADVLGAPQHPYTQGLLASIPAARDGGERLPSIPGTVPALFAQPKGCVFAPRCIHVQPECRASHPPEQSADDDHLYRCVMTPDSGRVALDRPPAARATVSTAASNALLSARNVGCTFTIRTGLLAKSKTLTAVDNVSLDLAEGEIVALVGESGSGKSTLARILLGLQAPDKGEVLIAGTPVQSVPPFERAKLVQPVFQDPYSSLNPRKTIGQSIGRPLELHGQQSAAERKKIVEQTMELVGLPKRLLNNYPSQLSGGQRQRVAIARAIILKPKLLICDEPTSALDVSVQAQILNLLLDLRDELGLSYLLITHDLAVVDCVATRIAVMHRGRIVELGSKDDVLSAPGHPYTRTLLGSVLKIDMPALKDRADRAPGQQDHTSLLR, encoded by the coding sequence ATGACCTCAGATCGACCGCTGCTCGAAGTCCGCAACCTCTCCGTCACGCTGCCGGTCGGCGAGCGCAAGCTCCACGTCGTACGCGATGTGAGTTTCACGCTGGAGCGCGGCGAGGCGTTGGGCGTCGTCGGCGAATCCGGCTCAGGCAAGTCGATGACCTCGCTCGCGCTGATGAATCTGCTGCCGCGCAACGCAATCCGCGAAGCGGCCACGCTGCGGCTCGGCGAACACGATCTGCTCGCGATGGACAGGCAGGACTTCTCCCGCTCGCTCGCCGGCAAGCGCATGGCGATGATCTTCCAGGAGCCGATGACCTCGCTCAATCCGGTTTACACGATCGGCCAGCAGATCATGGAAATGACGACGCCGAGTTCCGCGAAAAGCGCGAAGGACATTCGCGACCGCGCGGTTTACCTGCTTGAGCGGATCGGCATTCCCGATGCAGCGGGCCGCCTCAAGCAATATCCGCATGAATTGTCCGGCGGCCTGCGCCAGCGCGTGATGATCGCGATGATGCTGATGAACGAGCCGGATCTGCTGATCGCCGACGAGCCGACCACCGCGCTCGACGTCACAGTGCAGGCGAGCATCCTCAAGCTCTTGATGGAGCTGCGCAAGGAGCTCGGCATGGCGCTCATTCTGGTGAGCCACGACCTCGGCGTGGTGTCGCAGAGCATGGACAAGATCGCGGTGATGTATGCCGGCGAACTGGTCGAGACCGGAGCCGTCGCCGACGTGCTCGGCGCACCACAGCACCCCTACACGCAGGGGCTTCTCGCCTCGATCCCGGCGGCCCGCGACGGCGGCGAGCGGCTGCCGAGCATCCCCGGCACTGTGCCCGCGCTGTTCGCGCAGCCTAAAGGCTGCGTGTTCGCTCCGCGTTGCATTCACGTGCAGCCTGAATGCCGGGCGTCACACCCGCCCGAACAGTCGGCGGATGACGACCATCTCTATCGTTGCGTGATGACGCCGGACTCCGGCCGCGTCGCGCTCGACAGACCGCCTGCCGCACGGGCGACTGTATCGACAGCCGCGTCGAATGCCCTGCTCTCCGCGCGCAATGTCGGCTGCACCTTCACGATCAGGACAGGGTTGCTCGCCAAGAGCAAAACGCTCACCGCCGTCGACAATGTGTCGCTCGATCTCGCCGAAGGCGAGATCGTCGCGCTGGTCGGCGAGTCGGGCAGCGGCAAGAGCACGCTCGCGCGAATTCTGCTCGGCCTGCAGGCGCCCGACAAGGGAGAAGTATTGATCGCGGGCACGCCGGTGCAGTCGGTGCCGCCGTTCGAACGCGCGAAGCTCGTGCAGCCGGTGTTTCAGGATCCCTATTCGTCGCTCAATCCGCGCAAGACCATCGGCCAAAGCATCGGCCGCCCGCTCGAACTGCACGGGCAGCAGTCTGCGGCCGAGCGCAAAAAAATCGTCGAGCAGACCATGGAGCTTGTCGGCCTGCCGAAGCGGCTGCTCAACAATTATCCGTCGCAACTCTCCGGCGGCCAGCGCCAGCGCGTCGCCATTGCGCGCGCGATCATTCTCAAGCCGAAACTTCTGATCTGCGACGAGCCGACCTCGGCGCTCGACGTGTCGGTGCAGGCGCAGATTCTCAACCTGCTGCTCGACCTGCGCGACGAACTCGGGCTGTCATACCTGCTCATCACGCACGATCTCGCGGTGGTGGATTGCGTCGCGACGCGGATCGCGGTGATGCATCGCGGCCGGATCGTCGAACTCGGCAGCAAGGACGACGTGCTGTCGGCGCCGGGACACCCCTATACGCGGACGCTGCTCGGCTCCGTTCTGAAAATCGATATGCCTGCTTTGAAGGACCGCGCCGACCGGGCGCCTGGTCAACAGGACCACACAAGTTTGTTGCGTTAA
- a CDS encoding alpha/beta fold hydrolase: MNQVTMSGVREQPLPERKVVQTPGGIISYREAGQGPALFLLHGMNGNSRSWAPQLNAFSNSYRVIAWDAPGYGESDPVAPDADAYAAQAAHLFDHLKVGQAHVVGHSMGGVIAERFCARHLDRAMSLVLSGTHWGNAAPEGAPLAAKYARRLQELEEMPAEEYGKVRAEKMLPAEPQTDVFDLVADVASEMRREGLLNGGQMVERTDNRPFLPTLKLPVLIVTGDSDPVVKPQRSEAMMEFLPSARAVSLPGVGHAAYLEAPEIFNQAVREFLNSLAR; this comes from the coding sequence ATGAATCAGGTCACGATGAGCGGCGTTCGCGAGCAGCCGCTTCCGGAGCGGAAGGTAGTCCAGACGCCAGGCGGTATCATCAGCTATCGCGAAGCGGGACAAGGGCCCGCGTTGTTTCTGCTGCACGGGATGAACGGCAATTCGCGCAGCTGGGCACCGCAGCTCAACGCGTTCTCGAATAGCTACCGCGTCATCGCGTGGGATGCGCCGGGTTACGGTGAGTCCGATCCGGTCGCGCCCGACGCCGATGCCTACGCGGCGCAGGCGGCGCATCTTTTCGATCATCTCAAGGTCGGGCAGGCCCATGTCGTCGGCCATTCCATGGGCGGCGTGATCGCCGAGCGGTTCTGCGCGCGCCATCTCGATCGCGCGATGTCCCTCGTGCTGTCCGGCACGCACTGGGGCAACGCCGCACCCGAAGGCGCGCCGCTCGCCGCCAAATATGCGCGGCGACTGCAGGAACTCGAGGAGATGCCGGCGGAAGAATACGGCAAGGTGCGCGCCGAGAAGATGCTCCCGGCCGAGCCGCAAACCGACGTGTTCGATCTGGTGGCGGATGTCGCCTCCGAAATGCGCCGCGAAGGTCTCCTCAACGGCGGACAGATGGTCGAGAGAACCGACAATCGTCCGTTCCTTCCCACCCTCAAGCTGCCGGTGCTGATCGTCACCGGCGACAGCGATCCCGTGGTGAAGCCGCAGCGTTCCGAAGCGATGATGGAGTTTCTGCCATCCGCGCGCGCCGTCAGCCTGCCCGGCGTCGGCCATGCCGCCTATCTGGAGGCACCTGAAATCTTCAATCAGGCGGTTCGGGAGTTCCTCAACTCGCTCGCGCGCTAG
- a CDS encoding flavin monoamine oxidase family protein, protein MKLTRRELIAAAALLVTAAPRRNAFAATLPREVDVAIVGAGAAGIAAARKVAAAGRSVLMLEASARLGGRCVTDATTFGVPFDRGARWLYASASNPLAGLARLERVELAPAARGQRIRVGRRNARAGELEDFLALMVRVNRAMSEAVRSRGDLAVAQALPQDLREWRGTVEFQLGPLTNGGDLDRVSTADLLNFAPRDPSMFCREGLGTFIKRLAGKLPVALETPVTNVRWNGRDVELETRAGILSARAVIVTASVNVLNAGTIKFTPDLPKRQADALSHLTLGSCDRITLDLPGNPLGLGRDEVFIEQSSGPRTGLLLANAGGSSLCQVDVGGSFGRELSAQGEAAMVDFAQTWLRDLFGGDIPKAVTRTSVTRWNAEPYVLGAMSVASPGGLPARKILAEPLGPLFFAGEALHEQLGGTVGGAWISGERAAEAALRKVASGKAERPAPAKKPAKRSSRPAHHPAPAQPPARGNGLRWPGFGR, encoded by the coding sequence ATGAAATTGACGCGCCGCGAGCTGATCGCTGCCGCTGCCTTGCTGGTAACCGCTGCGCCGCGCCGGAATGCGTTCGCCGCCACCCTGCCGCGCGAGGTCGACGTCGCAATCGTCGGCGCGGGGGCAGCCGGAATCGCCGCCGCGCGCAAGGTCGCGGCCGCGGGCCGCTCGGTTTTGATGTTGGAAGCCTCGGCGCGGCTCGGCGGGCGGTGCGTGACCGACGCGACGACTTTTGGCGTGCCATTCGATCGCGGTGCGCGCTGGCTTTATGCGAGCGCCTCCAATCCGCTCGCGGGTCTTGCGCGTCTTGAGCGTGTCGAATTGGCGCCGGCCGCGCGCGGACAACGCATTCGTGTCGGGCGGCGTAATGCGCGCGCGGGCGAACTGGAGGATTTTCTGGCGCTGATGGTGCGCGTCAACCGTGCGATGAGCGAGGCTGTACGCAGTCGCGGGGATCTCGCCGTCGCGCAGGCGCTGCCGCAGGATCTGCGCGAGTGGCGCGGTACCGTGGAATTCCAGCTCGGTCCTCTGACCAATGGCGGCGACCTTGACCGCGTGTCGACCGCGGATCTGTTGAACTTCGCGCCGCGCGATCCGTCGATGTTCTGTCGCGAGGGCCTCGGCACGTTCATCAAGCGTCTTGCGGGAAAATTACCGGTCGCGCTTGAGACGCCGGTGACGAACGTGCGCTGGAACGGCCGCGACGTCGAACTCGAGACGCGTGCCGGCATCTTGAGCGCGCGCGCGGTGATCGTCACCGCGTCGGTGAATGTGCTCAATGCTGGCACGATCAAGTTCACCCCCGATCTGCCGAAGCGACAGGCGGACGCGCTGTCGCATCTCACGCTCGGCAGTTGCGACCGCATCACGCTCGATCTGCCCGGCAATCCGCTCGGACTTGGTCGCGATGAAGTGTTCATCGAACAGAGCAGCGGCCCACGCACCGGGCTTCTGCTTGCTAATGCCGGTGGTTCGTCGCTGTGCCAGGTCGATGTCGGCGGCTCGTTTGGCCGCGAGTTGTCGGCGCAGGGCGAAGCGGCCATGGTCGATTTCGCGCAAACATGGTTGCGTGATCTGTTCGGCGGCGACATCCCGAAGGCGGTGACGCGCACGAGCGTGACGCGCTGGAACGCAGAGCCGTATGTGCTGGGCGCGATGTCGGTGGCGTCACCCGGCGGATTGCCGGCGCGAAAGATTCTGGCCGAGCCGTTGGGGCCTCTCTTCTTCGCAGGCGAAGCCTTGCACGAGCAACTCGGCGGCACGGTCGGCGGCGCCTGGATTTCCGGCGAGCGCGCGGCGGAAGCCGCGTTGCGAAAGGTCGCGAGCGGCAAAGCGGAACGGCCGGCGCCCGCGAAGAAGCCCGCGAAGCGCTCTTCGCGCCCGGCACACCATCCCGCGCCGGCGCAACCTCCTGCGCGCGGCAATGGTTTGCGCTGGCCGGGCTTTGGTCGCTAG
- a CDS encoding YiiX/YebB-like N1pC/P60 family cysteine hydrolase, whose translation MGFVLDTFGKLLARYLQKEAPGIEPFTSSDPERLRNLLQEGDVLLIEGNNRIAGIIKYLTQSTWSHSALYVGPIKGATEPNGEPHVLIEAYVGEGVISSPLSKYDTYHTRVCRPVGLSFEDRNTVCRYAINRIGFGYDTKNIIDLLRYLFPLPVPQRWRRRMLALGSGDPTKIICSALIAQAFGAVRYPILPRITRAGSRQARLEILYIRDSSLYTPRDFDISPYFEIVKPTIEYGFDYTKLHWADKPKPPQEVAAEDDPFPEGVFEGAETAPALRLAVDGSLATLVPAPENRSTPVSEAAE comes from the coding sequence ATGGGCTTCGTGCTCGACACCTTTGGCAAGCTGCTTGCGCGCTACCTGCAGAAGGAAGCGCCGGGCATCGAGCCATTTACATCGAGCGATCCGGAGCGCCTGCGCAATCTTCTGCAGGAAGGCGATGTGTTGCTGATCGAGGGCAACAACCGCATCGCCGGTATCATCAAGTACCTGACACAATCGACGTGGTCGCACTCGGCGCTGTATGTTGGACCGATCAAGGGTGCGACCGAGCCGAACGGCGAGCCGCACGTGCTGATCGAGGCCTATGTCGGCGAAGGCGTCATCAGCTCGCCACTGTCGAAATATGACACCTATCACACCCGCGTCTGCCGTCCGGTCGGGCTGTCCTTCGAGGATCGCAACACAGTGTGCCGCTATGCGATCAACCGCATCGGCTTCGGCTACGACACCAAGAACATCATCGATCTACTGCGCTATCTCTTTCCGTTGCCGGTGCCGCAGCGCTGGCGACGGCGGATGCTGGCACTTGGCTCCGGCGACCCGACAAAGATCATCTGTTCGGCACTGATCGCACAGGCGTTCGGCGCGGTCCGCTATCCGATCCTGCCGCGCATCACGCGTGCGGGCAGCCGTCAGGCGCGTCTGGAGATTCTCTACATCCGCGACTCTTCGCTCTACACCCCGCGCGATTTCGACATTTCGCCCTATTTTGAAATCGTCAAGCCGACCATCGAATACGGGTTCGACTACACCAAGCTGCACTGGGCCGATAAACCGAAACCGCCCCAGGAGGTGGCGGCTGAAGATGATCCCTTTCCAGAGGGAGTCTTCGAAGGCGCCGAAACCGCGCCGGCCCTACGGCTTGCCGTAGACGGCAGCCTCGCAACGCTGGTGCCCGCACCCGAAAACCGATCCACGCCTGTCTCCGAGGCGGCCGAGTAG
- a CDS encoding sulfate transporter family protein, whose translation MLDAAVRALAEIFSKPMRAILWKSVGLALILIVVGAIALQRVLNWLAGAGAAWAEQALNGGYHSLLETLAWIVSIAAGFGVVFGAIFLMPAVTSLVAGMFVDEIGEHVERKDYPAERVGTAVPLMRALIESIKIAALTIVVYLAVLPFVFFAGAGFIAFFLATAWLLGRQYFEFAAMRFRTLEEAKAMRRRHAMAIFIAGLFIAAFVSIPIVNLATPVFGMAFMVHIHKRLSGPRPELLEPERKARLQTFPE comes from the coding sequence ATGCTTGATGCCGCCGTCCGCGCGCTTGCCGAAATTTTCTCGAAGCCGATGCGCGCGATCCTGTGGAAGTCCGTCGGGCTTGCCCTGATCCTGATCGTCGTCGGCGCCATCGCCCTGCAGCGCGTGCTGAACTGGCTCGCCGGGGCAGGCGCTGCCTGGGCGGAACAAGCGCTGAATGGCGGATATCACTCGCTGCTGGAAACACTGGCATGGATCGTCTCGATCGCCGCAGGGTTTGGTGTGGTATTCGGCGCGATCTTCCTGATGCCCGCGGTGACATCACTCGTTGCAGGTATGTTCGTCGATGAGATCGGCGAGCATGTCGAGCGCAAGGACTATCCGGCCGAGCGCGTCGGCACCGCCGTGCCGCTCATGCGCGCGCTGATCGAAAGCATTAAGATCGCGGCTTTGACGATCGTCGTTTATCTCGCGGTGCTGCCGTTTGTATTCTTTGCCGGCGCAGGCTTCATCGCGTTTTTCCTTGCGACCGCCTGGCTGCTCGGGCGTCAATACTTTGAGTTCGCCGCCATGCGCTTCCGCACCCTCGAAGAGGCAAAGGCGATGCGGCGGCGGCATGCAATGGCAATCTTCATTGCAGGGCTTTTCATTGCGGCGTTCGTCTCGATCCCGATCGTGAACCTCGCAACGCCTGTATTCGGCATGGCCTTCATGGTGCACATCCACAAGCGACTGTCCGGACCGCGACCCGAACTGCTGGAGCCGGAACGCAAGGCCCGCCTGCAAACCTTCCCTGAATAG
- the nth gene encoding endonuclease III produces MAKKAARASQPRKHGTTAKAATKVGSKAKSKAGSKPGVAKKSSSRLKRWSEAEVHTAFERFRAANPDPKGELEHLNHFTLLVAVVLSAQATDAGVNKATRNLFPIADTPEKMLGLGEAGLREHIKTIGLYRAKAKNVIALSEQLIAQHGGEVPRTREELEALPGVGRKTANVVLNIAFGEKTIAVDTHLFRVGNRTYLAPGATPLEVELELLRVVPDEFMRHAHHWLILHGRYTCIARKPRCEVCIINDLCRWPEKTTFMEAADNA; encoded by the coding sequence ATGGCAAAAAAAGCGGCGCGAGCCTCACAACCGCGTAAACATGGGACCACGGCGAAGGCCGCAACCAAGGTCGGATCAAAGGCCAAGTCGAAGGCCGGATCGAAACCCGGGGTTGCGAAAAAATCTTCTTCGAGGCTGAAACGCTGGAGCGAAGCGGAGGTTCACACCGCTTTTGAAAGATTCCGTGCCGCCAATCCCGACCCCAAGGGCGAGCTTGAGCACCTCAATCACTTCACGCTGCTGGTCGCGGTGGTGCTGTCCGCACAGGCGACCGACGCCGGCGTCAACAAGGCGACGCGCAACCTGTTTCCGATCGCCGATACGCCTGAAAAGATGTTGGGACTCGGCGAGGCGGGCCTTCGCGAGCATATCAAGACCATCGGGCTTTACCGCGCCAAGGCGAAGAACGTCATCGCGCTGTCGGAGCAATTGATCGCGCAGCATGGCGGCGAAGTGCCGCGCACGCGCGAGGAGTTGGAGGCGCTGCCCGGCGTCGGCCGCAAGACCGCCAATGTCGTGCTCAACATCGCCTTCGGCGAGAAGACCATCGCGGTGGACACGCATCTGTTTCGTGTCGGCAACCGCACTTATCTCGCGCCGGGCGCGACGCCGCTGGAAGTCGAGCTTGAACTGCTGCGCGTGGTGCCGGACGAGTTCATGCGTCACGCCCATCACTGGCTGATCCTGCACGGCCGCTATACCTGCATCGCACGCAAACCGCGTTGTGAGGTGTGCATCATCAACGATCTGTGCCGCTGGCCGGAAAAGACCACGTTCATGGAAGCGGCGGACAACGCCTAG
- a CDS encoding DUF2244 domain-containing protein — translation MSSGNDFPDIFEQPIFTAELTPHRSLSRRGFIILMTFLCVVSFTAGIVFLRMGAWPVFGFFGLDVLLIYWAFRVNYARARASEHLVLTPHELRLRRVSHRGHVMEWTFNPHWVRLDQEEHEEFGIERLYLTSHGRSVAVGSFLGPDEKASFAKALRLALQDAKRGPTYNPL, via the coding sequence ATGAGCAGCGGCAACGATTTTCCCGACATTTTCGAACAGCCTATCTTCACGGCCGAGTTGACGCCCCACCGTTCGCTCAGCCGCAGGGGCTTTATTATCCTGATGACGTTTCTGTGTGTCGTGAGCTTCACGGCCGGCATCGTATTCCTGCGGATGGGCGCATGGCCGGTGTTCGGCTTCTTCGGCCTCGACGTGCTGCTGATCTATTGGGCGTTCCGCGTGAATTATGCCCGTGCCCGCGCGTCCGAACATCTGGTGCTGACGCCGCATGAGTTGCGGCTGCGCCGCGTCAGCCATCGCGGCCACGTCATGGAATGGACCTTCAATCCGCACTGGGTGCGGCTTGATCAGGAGGAACACGAGGAGTTCGGCATCGAGCGGCTGTACCTCACCTCGCACGGCCGCAGCGTCGCCGTCGGAAGCTTTCTCGGGCCCGACGAAAAAGCAAGCTTTGCCAAGGCTTTGCGCTTGGCGCTGCAGGACGCCAAACGCGGGCCAACCTATAATCCACTCTGA
- a CDS encoding methylated-DNA--[protein]-cysteine S-methyltransferase, whose product MTSFEPASPKSLRAQIAQTPAAGDALRDYETVHRAIAFISEHWRGQPTIEEMAEAVSVTPDELHHLFRRWAGLTPKAFMQAVTLDNAKRLLRESGNILDVAYDSGLSGPSRLHDLFVTHEAMSPGEWKKGAAGLTLRYGFHPSPFGTAVIIATERGLAGLAFADPGEEIAALHDMQERWKLATYIEDQAGTAALARRIFESSEWQADRPLRVVLIGTDFEIRVWETLLRIPMGKATTYSDVARTINAPKASRAVGAAVGKNPISFVVPCHRVLGKSGAITGYHWGLTRKRAMLGWETARTNGCD is encoded by the coding sequence ATGACTTCATTCGAGCCGGCCTCGCCCAAATCGCTGCGCGCGCAGATCGCGCAGACGCCGGCAGCAGGCGATGCGCTGCGCGATTACGAGACCGTGCATCGCGCCATCGCCTTCATCTCCGAGCACTGGCGCGGCCAGCCGACCATCGAAGAGATGGCGGAAGCCGTGAGCGTGACGCCGGACGAGTTGCATCATCTGTTTCGCCGCTGGGCCGGCCTGACGCCGAAGGCGTTCATGCAGGCGGTGACGCTCGACAATGCCAAGCGACTGTTGCGCGAGTCGGGCAACATTCTCGATGTCGCCTACGATTCCGGACTATCAGGTCCGAGTCGGCTTCATGATCTGTTCGTGACGCATGAGGCGATGTCGCCGGGCGAATGGAAGAAAGGCGCGGCGGGCCTCACGTTGCGCTACGGCTTCCATCCCTCGCCGTTCGGCACCGCTGTGATCATCGCCACCGAGCGCGGACTCGCTGGACTTGCCTTCGCAGACCCCGGCGAGGAAATCGCGGCGTTGCACGACATGCAGGAGCGCTGGAAGCTTGCGACTTATATCGAGGATCAAGCAGGCACCGCCGCACTCGCCAGGCGCATTTTCGAATCGTCGGAGTGGCAGGCCGACAGGCCGCTGCGCGTGGTGCTGATCGGCACCGACTTTGAAATTCGCGTCTGGGAAACCCTGCTGCGCATTCCGATGGGCAAGGCCACCACATATTCCGACGTCGCTCGCACCATCAATGCGCCGAAAGCCTCACGCGCGGTCGGTGCCGCTGTCGGTAAAAATCCGATCTCGTTCGTGGTGCCGTGCCACCGCGTGCTCGGCAAGAGCGGCGCCATTACCGGCTATCACTGGGGCCTGACGCGCAAGCGCGCGATGCTCGGCTGGGAGACGGCGCGCACCAACGGCTGCGATTAA
- a CDS encoding 2,3-bisphosphoglycerate-dependent phosphoglycerate mutase produces the protein MSDRLLVLVRHGQSEWNLKNLFTGWKDPDITAQGVDEAKRAGKLLKEKGFTFDIAFTSELTRAQRTLSLMLEQLGQTNIPVTKNLALNERDYGDLSGLNKDDARKKWGEEQVHVWRRSYDIAPPGGESLKDTLARTLPYYVQEILPGVLRGERTLVAAHGNSLRALIMVLEKLSPEAILKRELATGAPIIYRLNADSTVESKADLAN, from the coding sequence ATGAGTGACCGTCTTCTCGTGCTCGTGCGTCACGGCCAGAGCGAATGGAATCTGAAGAATCTTTTCACCGGCTGGAAAGATCCTGACATCACCGCGCAGGGCGTCGACGAGGCGAAACGCGCGGGCAAGCTCCTGAAGGAGAAAGGCTTCACTTTCGATATCGCCTTCACGTCCGAACTGACTCGCGCCCAGCGCACGCTGTCGCTGATGCTGGAGCAACTTGGTCAGACAAACATTCCGGTGACGAAGAACCTCGCGCTCAACGAGCGCGATTACGGCGATCTCTCCGGTCTCAACAAGGACGATGCGCGCAAGAAATGGGGCGAGGAACAGGTGCATGTCTGGCGCCGTTCCTACGACATCGCACCGCCCGGCGGCGAAAGCCTGAAGGATACGCTGGCGCGCACGCTGCCTTATTACGTGCAGGAAATCCTGCCGGGTGTGCTGCGCGGCGAACGCACGCTGGTGGCCGCGCACGGCAATTCGCTGCGCGCGCTCATCATGGTGCTGGAGAAACTGTCGCCGGAAGCGATTCTGAAGCGCGAGCTCGCGACCGGTGCGCCGATCATCTATCGGCTCAATGCCGATTCCACGGTGGAATCGAAGGCCGACCTCGCGAATTAA
- the dapB gene encoding 4-hydroxy-tetrahydrodipicolinate reductase, whose protein sequence is MSDMRLIVAGAGGRMGRTLIRALAETEGATLVGALEAPGSELLGQDSGVLAGLAPNGIPLSADLWTLSKDADGILDFTVPAATIANVAIAAERGIVHVIGTTGLSASDNAVIKSVTQRAIVVQSGNMSLGVNLLAALVKQVAKSLDDDFDIEILEMHHRAKIDAPSGTAYLLGQAAAEGRGIALDDKSVRSRDGYTGARNRGDIGFATLRGGTVTGDHSVIFSGPYERIELTHRAEDRMIFARGAIKAACWARGRKPGHYSMADVLGIGG, encoded by the coding sequence ATGTCGGATATGCGTTTGATCGTTGCGGGTGCAGGCGGCCGGATGGGCCGTACGCTTATCCGCGCGCTGGCGGAGACCGAAGGCGCAACGCTTGTCGGCGCGCTGGAAGCGCCGGGCTCTGAACTGCTCGGCCAGGATTCCGGCGTGCTGGCCGGGCTTGCGCCCAACGGCATTCCGCTGTCAGCCGATTTGTGGACCCTGTCGAAGGATGCCGATGGCATTCTCGATTTTACGGTGCCTGCGGCGACCATCGCCAATGTCGCGATCGCAGCTGAACGCGGTATCGTGCATGTCATCGGCACCACCGGCCTGTCGGCGTCCGACAACGCGGTGATCAAGAGCGTGACCCAGCGTGCCATCGTAGTGCAGTCCGGCAATATGAGCCTTGGCGTAAACCTGCTGGCCGCCTTGGTGAAGCAGGTCGCAAAATCGCTCGACGACGATTTCGACATCGAAATTCTGGAAATGCATCACCGCGCCAAGATCGATGCGCCGTCCGGCACGGCCTATCTGCTCGGCCAGGCGGCGGCGGAAGGGCGCGGCATCGCGCTCGATGACAAGTCCGTGCGGTCGCGCGACGGTTACACCGGCGCGCGCAACCGCGGCGACATCGGTTTCGCGACGCTGCGTGGCGGCACCGTCACCGGTGATCACAGCGTGATCTTTTCGGGGCCTTACGAGCGCATCGAGCTGACCCATCGCGCGGAGGATCGAATGATTTTCGCGCGCGGCGCGATCAAGGCTGCGTGCTGGGCGCGTGGCCGCAAGCCGGGACATTATTCGATGGCCGACGTGCTTGGCATCGGCGGCTGA
- the pyrF gene encoding orotidine-5'-phosphate decarboxylase produces the protein MTQTPTDPRDRMIVALDVPGVAEAEKLVATLGDSVTFYKIGYQLAYAGGLPMAHDLIRAGKKVFIDLKLHDIGNTVANGVAGIAKLGATFLTVHAYPQTMKAAVEASRGSGLKILAVTVLTSYNESDLKEAGYALGVADMVAQRARQAQALGVDGIVCSAEEAENLRAILGRDIALVTPGIRPAGSVLGDQKRVMTPGRAIAAGSDYLVVGRPIVAAADPKAAAQAIVAEIAAAS, from the coding sequence GTGACGCAGACACCGACCGATCCGCGTGACCGGATGATCGTGGCCCTCGACGTGCCCGGCGTGGCGGAAGCGGAAAAGCTTGTCGCCACGCTCGGCGACAGCGTGACGTTCTACAAGATCGGCTATCAGCTCGCTTATGCGGGCGGGCTTCCGATGGCGCACGATCTCATCCGCGCCGGCAAGAAGGTGTTCATCGATCTCAAGCTGCACGACATCGGCAACACGGTGGCGAACGGTGTGGCCGGTATCGCCAAACTCGGCGCGACGTTTCTCACCGTGCATGCCTATCCGCAGACCATGAAGGCCGCGGTCGAGGCGAGCCGTGGCTCCGGTCTGAAGATTCTCGCGGTGACGGTGCTCACTTCCTACAATGAGAGCGATCTCAAGGAAGCGGGTTACGCGCTCGGCGTGGCCGACATGGTGGCGCAGCGCGCACGGCAGGCGCAGGCGCTCGGCGTCGACGGCATCGTCTGCTCGGCCGAGGAGGCAGAAAATCTGCGTGCCATCCTGGGCCGCGACATCGCATTGGTGACGCCGGGTATCCGCCCTGCGGGCAGCGTGCTCGGCGACCAGAAGCGGGTGATGACGCCCGGCCGCGCCATCGCTGCCGGGTCCGATTACCTTGTGGTCGGCCGACCCATCGTTGCAGCGGCGGATCCCAAAGCGGCGGCGCAGGCCATCGTTGCGGAGATCGCAGCAGCCTCCTGA